The sequence below is a genomic window from Cucumis melo cultivar AY chromosome 5, USDA_Cmelo_AY_1.0, whole genome shotgun sequence.
ACTTGAGAATGTTTTAACTCCTTTTTTTCTCTGGATTTGTTATGTGTTTTTTCATTTGTTGGAGTTTTCTGATGACTTCGTTGTAAATATGTGAAGCAGTCAGGTTGTGGGATGGCCACCTATTAGAACATATAGGATGAATAGCTTGGTTAACCAAGCTAAGACAGCCAGGGCTGAGGAAGAGGATGCTGGCTGTGAGGAGAAGAAAGATCAGTCCAAGGACACTTTGAAGAACAAAACATGCGATGTTGATGGAAAAGGGCACTTGGGATTTGTCAAAGTGAATGTGGATGGGGTTGTGATAGGGAGGAAAGTGGATCTCAATGCCCATTCTTGCTATGAGACCTTGGCCCTGATGCTGGAGGACATGTTTTTCAGGTCTGCTGGAGCCTCCATTCCCAATGGTTAGTTTTTGTCTTTGGAATTTCAGCTTCAACAGTTCATTAACAAACGTGGgacaaaaaatcattttttcccTTTTGATTTACTTTTGATATTATGGTGTTTCTCAGGGAAAAGTGGAGACAAAGAACAAGCAAAGAAGCAGTCTAAGCTTTTGGATGGATCCTCTGAGTTTGTACTCACATATGAAGATAGAGAGGGAGATTGGATGTTGGTTGGGGATGTCCCTTGGGGGTATGTTGCTTTACTTGTTAGTTTAGATCTAATCTCTATGCTTTAGTATTGTAGAAGACCAAATATAGATGATTGAATTTTGTGGACAAAAGAAGATAGATTCTGCATCCGGTTGTCTGATTATGTTCGGTTTAGAATCTCGACTCTCAGTTCTAAAAGagcaaatttttttaataaagaagCAAAAGCTGAACTAGTTTGATGAAAAATATTTGGGCCACTTGGCATATTAAATTCCCTTGTGATTCATGAGATGCAATTTAGTCTATTGAGGAAGACAAGTTACAAAAGAGTACGAGATTTGAGAGGATCTATATACATATCTGATCTTGTTTGACTAGATCAATGCACTATTGGCTCTCATTTCTTAAGTCTTGCTATGTcatcaaatgaaaaaaaaaaaggtttagatCATCTCCAATTCAATCAACCGAAGTGTAAAGGAGATCGATGGATGGGTTGATGCTAAACATTTGAACCGTACTTTTAATTCACCTTTGCTCTTATATGTCATTTTACATAAAGTTCATGCTTTTCATGGATTAGGATGTTCGTAAGCTCTGTTCGAAGACTTCGTATCATGAGGACATCCGAAGCCAACGGACTAGGTAGTTGATGTTCTTCTTGTACTCAGCTTCCTATATTCTCCTTAGTTACGCATTTTTCCTTAACTTAGCTAGCTTCATTGCAGCACCAAGATCTCAAGACAATAAAATGAAACAAAGGAGCAAACCTATCTGAAAAATACTACTGTCTGTCTTGAGTACATCCTAGATCTACCCAAACCTGAAATACAATGCACAGTTTGACTACAGAACAGAAGTAGAGAAGACAAAGAGAAATGGGTTGCTGTTGAAAGATTTACATTTACATCTACTTTTTTGCTTTTTTGTTGGCTTTATTTTTTGGTCTTTTGGGATTTTGAAGTGTTTCAAAGCAGCTGGTTCTGTTCTTGCTGGCCTTAGTTTTTTTCCTTTCGTTTTGCTTTTGGGTTTTATAGGCCatatgattttagcccttaaaATCTCTTATTATAGAGTGGTTACCATACAGAAGTGTATACTTTGGGTGGATGCTTTCTCATACTGTACATAAGGGAAAACACTTTGATTTGATATCAATGGACTTGAGTTTGTTGCAATTTGCTAGAAAAATGAGAAGTTTGTGGCTTTCAACTTATTCTTGTTGCCaggtttttggttggttttcctcattgatatgtaattatttatgtttgtagagctattttgttattttctcaAGTTTTAAGAGCAAAAGTGTGGCTCAAAATTACCTCATCATCAATTTAGTAAAAGTGAATAACTGCACATAGGTAAAACTATAAGATTTGAGGGAGCTGTTGGAGGTGAAGGAACTCCGCTCCCATCTAAGCAAGCATTGTAGCAGGCACTCTAGCTATAGGAAAAATATGCTTTTCATTCATCTGACGGTAGACAACTACTCTCGATTCAGTTGAGCTTGTGTTATGAGGGGCTTTATTGTGCAAGGTGGTAGTTCAGCTGTCAATGTCAGCCAGTCGAAACGAGAACTCATAGCAGCAGGGGAGGAAGCAATTTAAAGGGACTTTGTATTTATGTAGTTGATTCTGAATTTCTTGAAGTAGAGTTCTGGACAACTCCAAGGGGTTCACTGTCTTATAAGAGAGAGATGAGATCTAGTGCACTTGCTTCTCTGTTTTATCAGTCAATTGGATACCTACTTTCAAGCTGTGCTCTCTCTTGGGACAACCACTGACATATGTTTTCAATAATATGCTATCGTGTATTTTGGATATAAGTTAATGGATTTTTGGCTTCACTCAAAAAACTTTAGGTAATTAATTCCTCTTATATATCTTTGTCTATCATTTTAGCAATCTTTTCAAAAGAGATTTTACAAACTTTTTTAATCATTATTGGTTTAGAataattcaaatttggattttttttttagaaaatccAAGAAATTAGTCGAATATGTAAAGAAAAACTTGGTGaaatttaatgaaaataaaaggaaaaccTTATATTATGAATGGTCACTTTAAATGTGACAACAAATAATGTCATTGGAAATTGGATCCAAAATGTTGGAAACTTTTCCAATGAAATTTATAGGGCCACTAAAATTGCAACCAAGTCTACAGTGCAGAGACATTAATTAAGTAACATTCTTGTTTTTTTCTATATAGAAAATATTCACTCTACTTTATCAATCAATAACATACAATGGAGtatcaaaatttattttcatattcATTAATTTATCAAAATTCTTAAACTCTTTATGTTGATCTGTAACCAAAACATAAAATACTATTTACTTAATTgcaaattattaaaataacaaTCTTAAAAAAGTCATTAAAAAAATGTACACAACTTGTATTTACTTCTGTGTGAAGGAGATGTTGACATACACCGAGACAGACCTCTATAAAAAATGGAGGAAAATCATGTAAAGATTCTCAATATTTCTTATCACCAATTCAATAATTCCTCGTGTGTCAAAAGTGGAGAAAATGGAGGAGGAAAGTGGTGAAGATGAGGAATATGATGGATTAGAAAAGATAAGGTGTTAACCATACACTTATCAgacttcaaaattttaatttgattaaattgggAGTGTTGCAATTTTTATGTTAGGAAAATCCATAAATTTCAACCCAAAAAAGCTCTAAACTCCCAAAGATCTAAACATAGACTTCATAACTCTGaattaaataaaattgtaaCTCTTCGTGCCAATAACTCCACTACTAAGTTCCATAGTACTGGACATGACCTTTCTCAACTCTGCTACTTGTTCTAAACTCTTCCTTAGAAAGTTGAAGTTGCGAATGCTATTTAAGGTGGATTTTTACACTAAGCGGAAGTTTAGGATTAAAAATTGATACAAACTAACCTGtgaaaggttttttttttacaaaataatattaatattcatTAACAGATTGATAAAGAGAGAGAGCATGTTAATGATATCAATCACTCTCATGTTAAAATGGCTAGTGAGGAGTGCGATAGTAAGGATAAAAGATGTATTTTCTCCTTTTCTCCTACAAGTATACGTTTACCTGCTCTGACTTACTTCAGCCAAGTAGATGGGAGTGAAAATAGAGGGTGAAAGTGCCACCAAATAATGGCAATACAACAATTTCAGCAAAAAAATCATAATACTTTAAGAAATTCTGCAGCTCTACCTATTCATCACCATTTTTGTCCAGAGGAGCTTGACGGGGAGACCAAGACTGAAATCTGCTCCAATATTTTACAGTCATCGTTGTCTGGAGCAACCCAAATCTCAACAAATTATACGTACCCATTGAACAAAATCATCAGCTTTTCGCATTCAGTTTCTCCAGGAGGATCTTGTTTAGAAGCCCTGGATTTGCTTTACCTTTGGATGCTTTCATTTCCTGCGAAACTAGATTATTGTTTCGATAAGCATGACAGAGGAAAAACGAGAATCAGCAAGCGCGGATTTGCGATGGTGATAAATCAAGTTTTGACTAGACTTTGACTTCACCTGGCCTGCAAAAAAGCCTTGCAACTTGGTTTTGCCCCCACGATATTGCTCAAGCTGCTTCGGATTCTTTGCGGTTAGTTATTCGTGTCCTATTGTCATTATTAAGTAAAATATAAGACAGCTATCCATTGGCATCATTCCTTTTAACAATTAGTCTAAGCTATTCTAGCTTCCCTCAACGCCACTACAATATGTAGAATGAATAGATCCGCCAGTAAAAAAGCTCCAACTTGCATCAGAGTAAAATTCTATGGGGCTCTTGTTCATTGAACTATATATATAATCCTTGCTGAAGTACTATGGCAGTATATTTTTTGAGGTAAACTGAGTTCAAATAGTCCATTAAGCAATACTACACAATACAAATTATTCTTGAGTGGAAGTGTTTAAACTATTTCTCTATCCAGACAGTTACAAGTCCAAAAAATCAATCAATTTAGCCACTCAAGAAGCAATCAATTCAGCCACTCAACATTTAACATAAAAGATAATTTGAATCGAGGGAAAACAATTGACAATCAACTTTTGATAATAAACAACTTGCCTGAACCAAATCCTTTTCTTTAATCAGCCCCTTCATAGTTCCACCTTTAGCGAGCAACTCGAAAAGAATCTATACAGCATATGAAAAGAAAATGCATCAATAAGACTGAGGATGAAAATCTGTCATCTTATTAGAAGGAAAAGACGTTAACATCTAGATTAGAATCAATCATCAAATTAAGGATGCCGTAACACTATGAAAAACATTTTGAAGACTCCCATATGCAAGAAGAAAAACTTGCCTCTTTCCCAATCTTTCCACTAATAGTACCGCCTTTTATTGAAGCGATCAATTTAGCAAGCTCTTGAAGAGTGTGAGCTTTATGTCGTTTATAGTCAACTTCTCACTTTTCATGTAGGCAGCAATATCACCCATTATCCAATTAGCAGCCAGCTTCACTTCGTCCCCTCTTGCAATAGTTGCATCAAAAAACTCAGCCACCTACAATGTCACACAGCTTAGAAAAATTGTGCTTTGAACTTTAGCTTGTTTTCTTTAAGATATTTTAGAACTCAAGAACACGAAAGTACCACAGAtagaaaagataaattgtagggGCAATCCTTCTGATTAAACAAAAAAGTTTTTCTTTGCTCCTATTTGCCTTGGAAGTTTGCTCCCTTTTCAAGAGATTTCTTTTGAAGACAGAAATCTTTACTTATATTAGGTATTGTTCTGCTCCTGCCTTATTTCTACAAGATGTAACAAGTCTTAATAAAATGGTTGGTTTTgtaaaaactttatatttatCCTTACCTTCAATTCCCTTTTACAACATAGTTACATTGCAATACCCAAAACCAACTTATAGAGTGTGTAGTAGAATCTCAACTCACACTAATGTCATTTGCCAGGAAAAGTACATCCTGCATGCTCAGGCCCATACTCATATATTTTCTACGTTTCATTTCTGGAAGTTCGGGCAAAGAATCATGAATATTATCAACATATTCTTTTGTGAGGATGACTTCTGGGAGATCAGGCTCTGGAAAATATCGATAATCAGAAAGTCCTTCCTTTTTCCTCATTGTAATTGTTTTCTAAGCAATAATACACAGGTGAGCACATGAGAGGACAGGAATAGAAAGAACCATCATAAGTTATGCCTGATGATAAAAGGATAGGATACATAAACCTAAGAAAAACCTGGGCGCCTTCTTCCCAGAGTCTGGTTTCCTGTACAATTTGATCACTTTGGCCTTGACTATGGAGAAGCACTTGTcttgaaatttcaaaatcaattgcTCTGCTCACCGATGAAAATGAGTTCAAGTTTTTTATCTCTACCTGAAAATCAATGTGTGACTAAATATTTAATGAGACCACACAATACCAAAACTGGTTCTTAGTCAAAAGAAAGAACATAGACTTGATAGAAAATACAAAGATCCTGCATTTCTACTACTCTGTAAATTCTTCTTACTCTCACATTTTGTCTACATCTTTACAAACAGAGCCTCCTTCCCTACAACTGCTCACCTCCTAGCGAACTTAAACAAACTACTATAAATTTAAGACTTTTTGATCAATAGATCAATGAAAATAAGCATACATAATTTCACAAACATAAGTTCAGCCAGTAGGTGCTATAATAATTGAATCAAAGTAGCTAATCATTAGTTGCTGATAATGGTATTTATAAAGAAGCTAAGAACAATTTATCATCAACCACCCATTCATCTAAAACTTATGAAAGGAAAAAGATGTTGATTGAGTCCCTTCAAGGACATCCAATACAAACATGCTTCTAGAATTTGCAAGGATTCAACTACATTCTTGCAAATTTATGCTAATGGGGACTACATACCAAATCATAAAACACTCAAGGGGTCGTTTGGATGACCAACTTCTTAAGTTGATGTTAATCAACTCAACTTCAATGTTTACTATTGAAGTTCGCATATTTATTGAGTAACTTCATCTTCCCATCTTTGTCTACTTTTCACATTTATCGAGGGAATCCATCTTAAAACTCCACACCATAAATACAAACTTCCTAACTCCAACATATTA
It includes:
- the LOC103499461 gene encoding auxin-responsive protein IAA13 isoform X1, whose amino-acid sequence is MESTLGLFRPSPLCGSVSGSAINDSNASTMDILQKDFVGNVPIHSSTSPASSDLELGLGLALGGGGGKVTGATWGERGRILTAQDFPVHCGSSSTSSTSSSSSSSSSRFHGREVTCSVSVSGTKRAADSAPNEGGSPTALNSQVVGWPPIRTYRMNSLVNQAKTARAEEEDAGCEEKKDQSKDTLKNKTCDVDGKGHLGFVKVNVDGVVIGRKVDLNAHSCYETLALMLEDMFFRSAGASIPNGKSGDKEQAKKQSKLLDGSSEFVLTYEDREGDWMLVGDVPWGMFVSSVRRLRIMRTSEANGLAPRSQDNKMKQRSKPI
- the LOC103499461 gene encoding auxin-responsive protein IAA13 isoform X2, producing MESTLGLFRPSPLCGSVSGSAINDSNASTMDILQKDFVGNVPIHSSTSPASSDLELGLGLALGGGGGKVTGATWGERGRILTAQDFPVHCGSSSTSSTSSSSSSSSSRFHGREVTCSVSVSGTKRAADSAPNEGGSPTALNQVVGWPPIRTYRMNSLVNQAKTARAEEEDAGCEEKKDQSKDTLKNKTCDVDGKGHLGFVKVNVDGVVIGRKVDLNAHSCYETLALMLEDMFFRSAGASIPNGKSGDKEQAKKQSKLLDGSSEFVLTYEDREGDWMLVGDVPWGMFVSSVRRLRIMRTSEANGLAPRSQDNKMKQRSKPI